The following proteins are encoded in a genomic region of Sorangiineae bacterium MSr12523:
- a CDS encoding cbb3-type cytochrome c oxidase subunit I translates to MMSRARAWLGTTEHTAIGARFITTALIFFLLGGLLALVMRLQLAVPLANVVGPDTYNQVFTTHGSTMMFLFAVPVMQGLGLYFVPLMVGARNTAFPRLAAYCYWVYLCGGLFLIVSFLSNTGPDTGWFAYVPLSGPEYSPGKRVDVWAQVVTFTELSALGVAVNVIVTVFKHKAPGMSLDRLPIFVWASLVTAFMVVFAMPAVMIGSSCLALDRLVATHFFNPAEGGDALLWQHMFWFFGHPEVYIIFLPALGMVSEIVVSCTGRTLFGYVPVVLANVGTAIMAFGLWVHHMFATGLPQLGASFFTGASILIAIPTGVQFFCWIATIWGSRPEFNASFWFVLAFFATFLVGGLSGVMLASVPLDLQVHDTFFVVAHLHYVLIGGAVFPLFGGLVHWFPKITGRRLDERLGKLSVALVFTGFNVTFFPQHVLGLHGMPRRVYTYLPESGWGTWNMVSTVGAFVLGLGVLVLLANIAVSLRAGAPAGRDPWRSPSLEWALDSPPPFRTRPTFVVSSAYPMWNGELGQVTGLAPNEQLVTRAVDAEPDHKTKIPGPTILPLFAALATTALIIACIFTPWGLPIGGAAVGSTLVAWFWPGRRGTPSFETLDRRRAEATGSFSA, encoded by the coding sequence ATGATGTCCCGTGCGCGCGCATGGCTAGGCACGACCGAGCACACCGCCATTGGTGCGCGCTTCATCACGACCGCGCTGATCTTCTTCTTGCTCGGCGGCTTGCTTGCCTTGGTGATGCGTCTGCAGCTCGCGGTTCCCTTGGCCAACGTCGTTGGCCCGGACACCTACAATCAAGTGTTCACCACCCACGGCAGCACCATGATGTTTCTCTTTGCCGTGCCGGTAATGCAAGGACTCGGTTTGTATTTCGTGCCCCTCATGGTCGGTGCGCGCAATACGGCATTCCCGCGCCTCGCGGCCTATTGCTATTGGGTATACCTCTGCGGAGGCTTGTTTCTCATCGTCTCGTTTTTGAGCAACACCGGGCCGGACACCGGGTGGTTTGCGTATGTGCCGCTTTCGGGGCCGGAATATTCGCCGGGCAAACGGGTCGACGTGTGGGCCCAAGTCGTCACCTTCACCGAGCTTTCGGCGCTTGGCGTCGCCGTCAATGTCATCGTCACCGTGTTCAAACACAAGGCCCCAGGCATGTCGCTCGATAGGCTTCCCATTTTCGTATGGGCGAGCTTGGTCACCGCCTTCATGGTCGTTTTTGCCATGCCCGCGGTCATGATTGGAAGCAGCTGCCTGGCCTTGGATCGTCTGGTGGCCACGCACTTCTTCAACCCGGCCGAAGGTGGCGATGCCTTGCTCTGGCAGCACATGTTTTGGTTCTTCGGCCACCCCGAAGTGTACATCATCTTTCTCCCTGCGCTGGGCATGGTTTCCGAAATCGTGGTGAGCTGCACGGGGCGCACGCTCTTCGGCTACGTACCCGTCGTATTGGCCAATGTCGGTACGGCGATCATGGCATTTGGACTGTGGGTCCACCATATGTTCGCCACGGGCCTGCCCCAGCTCGGGGCCAGCTTTTTTACCGGCGCGAGCATCCTCATTGCCATTCCCACCGGTGTTCAATTCTTTTGCTGGATTGCCACGATATGGGGGAGCCGGCCCGAGTTCAATGCGTCGTTTTGGTTCGTATTGGCCTTTTTCGCCACCTTTCTCGTGGGAGGCCTTTCCGGGGTGATGCTCGCGTCCGTACCCCTCGATCTGCAGGTGCACGACACGTTCTTCGTCGTGGCGCATCTCCATTACGTGCTCATTGGCGGGGCCGTTTTTCCGCTTTTCGGCGGGCTCGTTCATTGGTTTCCCAAAATAACCGGGCGCCGGCTCGACGAGCGACTCGGCAAGCTCTCGGTGGCGCTGGTGTTCACAGGCTTCAATGTGACGTTCTTTCCGCAGCATGTCCTCGGTCTGCATGGCATGCCGAGACGCGTATACACGTACTTGCCCGAGTCGGGCTGGGGCACGTGGAACATGGTTTCCACGGTGGGGGCCTTCGTGCTCGGCCTCGGGGTGTTGGTTCTCTTGGCCAACATCGCGGTGAGTCTGCGCGCCGGGGCCCCGGCGGGGCGCGATCCCTGGCGTTCGCCTTCGCTGGAGTGGGCGCTCGATTCACCGCCTCCGTTTCGGACCCGGCCCACCTTCGTCGTGTCGAGTGCGTACCCGATGTGGAATGGGGAGTTGGGCCAGGTCACCGGGCTGGCACCAAACGAGCAGCTCGTCACGCGCGCCGTCGATGCCGAGCCGGATCACAAGACGAAGATCCCCGGCCCCACCATTTTGCCTTTGTTTGCGGCCCTGGCCACGACGGCCTTGATCATCGCGTGCATCTTCACCCCCTGGGGACTTCCCATCGGCGGCGCCGCCGTCGGCTCGACGTTGGTCGCGTGGTTCTGGCCCGGGCGTCGCGGCACACCCTCGTTCGAAACGCTGGATCGGCGACGCGCCGAAGCCACGGGGAGCTTTTCCGCATGA
- a CDS encoding cytochrome c oxidase subunit 3 encodes MSARTIDASNLPMHAFGASSPIWWGTVLFIAIESMGFALMLATYLYVRGNFDEWPPSAPFRTGPGALEVGVLLASLVPMALCWRAVRTERLLATRRWLVLATALSMAALAVRAWEIHALPFTWSENAYASVVWTTVGLHTLEIVVGAAENLFLCAVVFRRIMERKAFEDIEASCVFWFFGVLVWLPFAGLFYLDGAIR; translated from the coding sequence ATGAGCGCCAGGACCATCGACGCCTCCAATTTACCCATGCATGCATTCGGCGCGTCCTCGCCGATCTGGTGGGGCACCGTGCTTTTCATCGCCATCGAGAGCATGGGATTCGCGCTGATGCTCGCGACGTATCTCTACGTGCGCGGTAACTTCGACGAATGGCCGCCCTCGGCGCCGTTTCGGACGGGGCCGGGGGCGCTCGAGGTGGGCGTCTTGCTGGCGAGTCTCGTGCCTATGGCCCTCTGCTGGCGTGCGGTGCGCACGGAGCGTCTCCTCGCCACGCGCCGCTGGCTCGTTCTCGCGACGGCGCTTTCGATGGCGGCCCTCGCGGTGCGAGCATGGGAGATTCACGCGCTGCCTTTCACGTGGAGCGAGAATGCGTATGCCTCGGTGGTCTGGACGACCGTAGGCTTGCACACGCTGGAGATCGTCGTCGGTGCCGCGGAGAATCTCTTTCTCTGCGCCGTCGTTTTCCGGCGCATCATGGAGCGAAAAGCCTTCGAGGACATCGAAGCGAGCTGCGTATTTTGGTTCTTTGGGGTGCTCGTGTGGCTGCCATTCGCGGGCCTCTTCTATTTGGATGGAGCCATCCGATGA
- a CDS encoding cytochrome c oxidase assembly protein: MCIDAREALTWWTLDPLSMGAVGLSAAGYGWGLRSLWRTVGIGHGIRPWEVACYVLGELSLLFALVSPIDRLSDLLFSAHMTQHEIILLVAPPLIVLGKPTVAFSWMLPRSRRLALGRLMKTPALLRTWRVLSAPLVILLVHMLVVWLWHIPSFFEGALRHENVHAVQHATFFATAALFWWAILRGRYGPGGYGLAVAFVFATAMHESILGALITLGSRLWYPLYLARGEPWQINVMDDQELAGLIMWVPGGVAMTLGALALFAAWLGESRRRMRALERRHP; this comes from the coding sequence ATGTGCATCGACGCGCGCGAAGCCCTCACGTGGTGGACACTGGACCCTCTCTCGATGGGAGCGGTAGGTCTTTCCGCAGCCGGTTACGGCTGGGGTCTTCGTTCTTTGTGGAGGACGGTCGGCATCGGCCACGGGATTCGCCCCTGGGAGGTCGCATGCTACGTCCTCGGCGAGCTGTCGCTGCTCTTCGCCTTGGTCTCGCCGATCGATCGGCTCAGCGATTTGCTTTTCTCGGCGCACATGACGCAGCACGAGATCATTTTGCTCGTCGCCCCGCCGCTCATCGTGCTGGGCAAACCCACGGTGGCGTTTTCCTGGATGCTGCCACGGTCCCGGCGTCTCGCGCTGGGGCGGCTCATGAAGACGCCGGCGCTGCTTCGCACGTGGCGTGTGCTCAGTGCACCCCTGGTGATCTTGCTCGTGCACATGCTCGTCGTATGGCTATGGCACATTCCGTCGTTCTTCGAGGGCGCACTTCGCCACGAGAACGTCCACGCCGTTCAGCATGCAACGTTCTTCGCCACGGCTGCCCTTTTCTGGTGGGCCATCCTTCGAGGCCGCTATGGGCCGGGCGGTTACGGACTCGCCGTGGCATTCGTCTTTGCCACGGCGATGCACGAGAGCATTCTCGGCGCGCTCATCACCTTGGGCAGCCGACTCTGGTATCCGCTCTACCTTGCGCGGGGTGAGCCTTGGCAAATCAATGTCATGGACGACCAGGAGCTCGCGGGCCTCATCATGTGGGTCCCGGGCGGCGTGGCCATGACCCTGGGCGCGCTCGCATTGTTCGCAGCATGGCTCGGTGAGTCGCGGCGACGGATGCGCGCCCTCGAGCGGAGGCATCCATGA
- a CDS encoding c-type cytochrome codes for MNRRMVILACLVAWLALACLAIACRDRESKAIVSTGGVPAAGKKALFERGCGACHTIPGVPGANALVGPPLDHMASRVYVAGMLTNTPEHLRTFITHPQRVKPGSAMPEVPLSETEARDVVAYLYTLE; via the coding sequence ATGAATCGCCGCATGGTCATCCTTGCATGCCTCGTCGCGTGGCTCGCGCTGGCGTGCCTCGCGATAGCGTGCCGAGACCGCGAATCCAAGGCCATCGTATCGACGGGTGGCGTTCCCGCGGCGGGCAAGAAAGCGCTTTTCGAGCGCGGCTGCGGCGCATGCCACACCATACCGGGCGTTCCAGGCGCGAACGCCCTCGTCGGCCCTCCGCTCGACCACATGGCAAGCCGCGTCTACGTGGCCGGCATGCTCACCAACACGCCCGAGCATTTGCGCACGTTTATCACCCACCCGCAGCGGGTCAAGCCGGGCAGTGCCATGCCCGAGGTGCCGCTCTCGGAAACGGAGGCGCGCGACGTCGTGGCGTATCTGTATACGCTCGAATGA
- a CDS encoding hemerythrin domain-containing protein: MAITLWNRRDAMRLGTAAGLGAFAAGCKRGADDEDILPPEDLMREHGALNRVLLVYEESARRLETPDLSPPFDALNGAADIIGRFIQDYHEKLEEEFLFPRFEKAGKLAELAATLREQHHAGRRLTERIRTLATPAAIASNAMAKGQLVGALRAFVRMYRPHEAREDTVLFPALREIMSHKELEKLGERFEGQEKELFGKKGFEGIVEQVARLESQLGIHDLHLFTPT; encoded by the coding sequence ATGGCCATCACCCTCTGGAATCGACGGGACGCGATGCGGCTCGGAACCGCGGCCGGGCTCGGCGCCTTCGCCGCGGGATGCAAACGGGGCGCGGACGACGAGGACATCTTGCCGCCGGAAGACCTCATGCGCGAGCACGGCGCGCTCAATCGTGTCTTGCTCGTGTACGAAGAGAGCGCTCGACGCCTGGAGACGCCGGATCTGTCGCCGCCGTTCGACGCGCTGAACGGCGCGGCCGACATCATCGGGCGCTTCATTCAGGATTACCACGAGAAGCTCGAGGAGGAGTTTCTCTTCCCACGCTTCGAGAAGGCCGGAAAGCTCGCCGAGCTGGCTGCAACGTTGCGCGAGCAACATCATGCCGGGCGCCGGCTCACCGAGCGCATTCGAACCTTGGCCACGCCGGCCGCCATCGCGTCGAATGCGATGGCCAAGGGCCAATTGGTGGGCGCCTTGCGGGCGTTCGTGCGCATGTATCGGCCCCACGAGGCGCGGGAAGACACCGTACTATTTCCGGCGCTGCGCGAAATCATGAGCCACAAGGAGCTGGAGAAGCTGGGCGAGCGCTTCGAGGGGCAGGAAAAAGAGCTGTTCGGAAAAAAGGGCTTCGAAGGCATCGTCGAGCAGGTGGCTCGATTGGAATCTCAATTGGGGATTCACGACTTGCATCTCTTCACGCCCACGTGA
- a CDS encoding four-helix bundle copper-binding protein produces the protein MSHERYSNCIETCNLCAMACEHCADACLEEDEMEDLVDCIRLDRDCASICRLAAAIMSRNGKFVQELCRVCATACEACASECERHAHEHCRACATACRACANECRRMASAPSMSERGGFTARA, from the coding sequence ATGTCGCACGAGCGCTATTCCAATTGCATCGAGACCTGCAACCTCTGCGCAATGGCCTGTGAACACTGCGCCGATGCCTGCCTCGAGGAGGACGAGATGGAAGACCTCGTCGATTGCATTCGCCTCGACCGCGATTGTGCCTCCATTTGCCGGCTCGCCGCGGCCATCATGTCCCGCAATGGCAAGTTCGTCCAAGAGCTCTGCCGCGTATGCGCCACCGCGTGCGAGGCGTGCGCATCCGAATGCGAGCGGCACGCACACGAGCATTGTCGCGCGTGTGCAACGGCCTGCCGTGCGTGCGCCAACGAATGCCGCCGAATGGCCAGCGCCCCATCGATGAGCGAGCGCGGCGGATTCACCGCCCGCGCGTGA
- a CDS encoding glutathione S-transferase N-terminal domain-containing protein, whose amino-acid sequence MKIGGTSLEPLFIWKKKHSIADAVDFATSVAATLARLGSGAYVAHIGNRPAKLLELYEREVCPFSRKVREALSILDLDAIVHPCAPEPRRFRSAVEGYVGKFQIPLLVDPNTSATITDSDAIVRYLFRHYGDGQVPLPLRMGPLTDASSKFASLLRKSKAAESPPTKEPDDLLELYSYEASPYCRLVRETLMKWEVPYIVHNVARGSPKRGAFVERTGKMQLPYLVDKARGIEMFESRAIKDYIEDHFGSNGHRH is encoded by the coding sequence ATGAAAATTGGAGGCACCTCCCTCGAACCGCTCTTCATTTGGAAGAAGAAACACAGCATCGCGGATGCCGTCGATTTCGCGACCTCGGTGGCTGCGACCCTGGCACGCCTCGGTAGCGGCGCGTACGTGGCGCACATCGGAAACAGGCCGGCGAAGCTTTTGGAACTCTACGAACGAGAGGTTTGTCCTTTCTCCCGAAAAGTTCGCGAAGCGTTATCCATTCTCGATCTCGATGCCATCGTCCATCCGTGCGCGCCGGAGCCGAGGCGCTTTCGTTCGGCGGTGGAAGGGTACGTCGGTAAATTCCAAATACCACTTCTGGTCGATCCCAATACCTCGGCCACCATCACGGATTCGGACGCGATCGTGCGCTATCTTTTCAGGCACTACGGCGACGGCCAGGTCCCGTTGCCGCTTCGCATGGGACCCCTGACCGATGCCAGCTCGAAGTTTGCCTCGCTGCTTCGGAAGAGCAAAGCGGCCGAGTCGCCGCCTACGAAGGAGCCGGACGATTTGCTCGAGTTGTATAGCTACGAGGCCTCTCCGTATTGCCGTCTGGTGCGCGAGACGCTCATGAAATGGGAAGTCCCGTACATCGTGCACAACGTGGCACGTGGTAGCCCCAAGCGCGGGGCGTTCGTCGAGCGCACGGGCAAGATGCAACTGCCGTATCTCGTCGACAAGGCGCGCGGTATCGAAATGTTCGAATCACGCGCCATCAAGGATTACATCGAGGACCATTTCGGAAGCAATGGCCATAGGCACTGA
- a CDS encoding ATP-binding cassette domain-containing protein, whose amino-acid sequence MTTDVPLIEIENAEVYRGDTRVFENLSLRIAQGRHTAILGPNGAGKSTLLRLLSRELYPVHREGSSVRILGHDRWDVFELRRQLGVVSHELQMQYTRTVRGLDVVLSGFFSSVGIGYHSHLNPSPEQRARAQSVLEQLGATALAQKAIGEMSSGEQRRCLLGRALVHDPACLVLDEPTASLDLKAKFELIGTIRQLVHQGRTLVLVTHHVDEIPPEVERVVLLRAGRVVADGKKSDILTSERLADLFETKMHLAEQRGFFYAIPD is encoded by the coding sequence ATGACCACCGACGTCCCCCTCATCGAAATCGAGAATGCCGAGGTCTATCGCGGCGACACCCGCGTTTTCGAGAACCTGTCGCTGCGCATCGCTCAAGGGCGGCATACGGCCATTCTCGGACCCAACGGCGCGGGCAAATCCACCTTGCTGCGGCTGCTCTCGCGCGAACTTTACCCCGTTCACCGCGAGGGCTCGTCGGTGCGCATTTTGGGGCACGATCGCTGGGACGTCTTCGAATTGCGCCGTCAGCTCGGCGTCGTCTCGCACGAGCTGCAGATGCAGTATACACGCACTGTGCGCGGGCTCGACGTGGTGCTCTCGGGCTTCTTCTCCAGCGTGGGCATTGGGTACCACTCCCACCTGAATCCGAGCCCCGAGCAGCGCGCCCGCGCACAGTCCGTGTTGGAGCAACTCGGCGCCACGGCGCTCGCGCAAAAGGCCATTGGCGAAATGTCCTCCGGCGAGCAGCGCCGCTGTTTGTTGGGCCGCGCCCTGGTGCACGATCCCGCGTGCCTGGTGCTCGACGAGCCGACGGCCAGCCTCGATTTGAAGGCCAAATTCGAGCTCATTGGGACAATCCGTCAACTGGTGCACCAAGGCCGAACGTTGGTCCTGGTGACCCACCATGTCGACGAGATCCCGCCGGAGGTGGAGCGCGTGGTGCTATTGCGCGCAGGCCGCGTGGTGGCCGATGGCAAGAAATCGGACATTTTGACGAGCGAGCGCCTGGCAGACCTTTTCGAGACGAAGATGCACCTCGCCGAGCAGCGCGGTTTCTTTTACGCGATTCCCGATTAG
- a CDS encoding FAD-binding oxidoreductase, with the protein MTELPSRAELVIVGGGVMGASTAFHLAEAGVKNIVLLEKNELGSGSTCKAAGGVRAQFSDAVNIQLGLRSLEAFARFPERPGQDIDFRKVGYLFLLSRQEDVRTFEQSIALQNSLGVPSRLIDAAEAKRISPLIETSDVLAAAWSAEDGLATPEAVVYGYAKGARQLGVHIATQCAVTGIDRAGDRIRAVRTSHGTIETDTVICTAGAWSRALGEMVGVDLPVTPYRRQVLFTEAMPNLPPMPMTIDFASTFYFHAEGRGLLVGMSYQEEPPGFNLERNDAWVPTLLAAAEKRAPAIGQAGIASGWAGLYEITPDHNALIGEARSVSRFLYATGFSGHGFLQGPAVGETIRDLYLGRTPAVDVSGMSADRFAAGAARPERNIV; encoded by the coding sequence ATGACGGAACTACCTTCGCGGGCGGAGCTCGTGATCGTCGGCGGCGGGGTGATGGGCGCGAGCACCGCTTTTCACCTGGCCGAGGCGGGCGTGAAGAACATCGTCCTGCTCGAGAAGAACGAGCTTGGCTCGGGCTCGACCTGCAAAGCAGCCGGCGGAGTGCGCGCGCAGTTTTCCGATGCGGTGAACATCCAGCTCGGGCTGCGAAGCTTGGAGGCGTTCGCACGCTTTCCGGAGCGGCCGGGCCAGGACATCGACTTTCGCAAAGTCGGATATCTCTTTTTGCTCTCGCGCCAAGAAGACGTTCGCACCTTCGAGCAAAGCATCGCGCTGCAAAACTCGCTCGGCGTGCCGAGCCGGCTCATCGATGCGGCGGAGGCCAAGCGAATCAGCCCGCTCATCGAGACGAGCGACGTGCTCGCGGCGGCATGGAGTGCGGAAGACGGGCTCGCGACACCGGAGGCCGTGGTGTACGGGTACGCCAAGGGCGCTCGCCAGCTCGGCGTGCACATCGCCACGCAGTGTGCGGTGACGGGCATCGATCGCGCGGGTGACCGCATCCGCGCCGTGCGCACGTCCCATGGAACCATCGAAACGGATACGGTGATCTGCACGGCCGGCGCATGGTCGCGAGCCCTCGGCGAGATGGTCGGTGTCGATTTGCCGGTCACGCCCTATCGCCGGCAGGTGCTCTTCACGGAGGCGATGCCCAACCTGCCGCCGATGCCGATGACCATCGACTTCGCGTCGACCTTCTACTTCCACGCCGAGGGCCGCGGCCTTCTCGTGGGCATGTCGTACCAGGAGGAGCCGCCCGGCTTCAACCTCGAGCGCAACGATGCCTGGGTTCCCACGTTGCTTGCCGCTGCCGAAAAGCGCGCACCCGCCATCGGGCAAGCCGGCATCGCCAGCGGGTGGGCGGGCTTGTACGAGATCACCCCGGACCACAATGCGCTCATCGGCGAGGCCCGCTCCGTTTCGCGCTTTCTCTATGCCACGGGATTCTCCGGTCACGGCTTTTTGCAAGGTCCCGCGGTGGGCGAAACCATTCGCGATTTGTACCTTGGCCGCACCCCCGCGGTGGACGTCTCCGGCATGAGCGCCGATCGATTCGCCGCAGGCGCGGCCCGCCCCGAACGGAACATCGTATGA
- a CDS encoding ornithine cyclodeaminase family protein gives MAYEMLVLGASDVRELFDWDTAIASQRRAFAELGGGGARLPEKIVVPAGDDMAICMAARMSDDTGPVSKFISVHMGNPQRGLPSVQSVVTALDPIDGRPVAILDGNEVTTRRTAAASAVAVSVLGRQHTHGSMRDERAVLAVIGSGVQGIAHIRAIGRVQRFAEIRLWSPTRANCEQAANILHTEDGLDIVLARSAEAAVAGASVIVACTSSVQPVVHGAWLSPGSTLLSVGSFTPERCEIDEVAVQRSNVLVVDHVPTEVTHGGPIVKALALGHRKVDDLVPLADVVLGRHPGRRNADEIIVYNSVGIGVQDAAAAWTIIERARTLGRGKRIEL, from the coding sequence GTGGCGTACGAGATGCTCGTGCTGGGCGCGTCGGACGTTCGGGAGCTGTTCGACTGGGACACGGCCATCGCGTCGCAGCGGCGGGCCTTTGCGGAGCTCGGGGGCGGTGGCGCGCGCCTGCCGGAAAAGATCGTCGTCCCGGCAGGCGACGACATGGCCATCTGCATGGCCGCCCGCATGTCGGACGACACCGGACCGGTGAGCAAGTTCATCAGCGTTCACATGGGAAATCCGCAGCGCGGGCTGCCGAGCGTGCAGTCCGTGGTGACGGCGCTCGATCCCATCGACGGGCGGCCGGTGGCCATCCTCGACGGCAACGAGGTGACGACCCGGCGAACGGCCGCGGCCAGCGCCGTTGCCGTCTCCGTGCTCGGGCGGCAGCACACCCACGGCAGCATGCGTGACGAACGCGCGGTGCTGGCGGTCATCGGCAGCGGCGTTCAGGGCATTGCGCACATCCGGGCCATCGGCCGCGTGCAGCGCTTTGCCGAAATCCGCCTCTGGAGCCCGACCCGGGCCAACTGCGAACAGGCCGCCAATATATTGCATACGGAGGATGGCCTGGACATCGTCCTGGCCCGCAGCGCAGAGGCCGCGGTCGCGGGGGCCTCGGTCATCGTGGCCTGTACCAGCAGCGTGCAGCCGGTGGTGCACGGGGCGTGGCTTTCGCCCGGCAGCACCTTGCTTTCGGTGGGCTCGTTCACGCCGGAGCGGTGCGAGATCGACGAGGTCGCGGTGCAGCGTTCCAACGTGCTCGTCGTCGATCACGTGCCAACGGAGGTGACCCACGGGGGGCCCATCGTGAAGGCCCTCGCGCTGGGCCATCGCAAGGTCGACGACCTCGTGCCGCTGGCCGACGTCGTGTTGGGAAGGCATCCCGGCCGGCGCAACGCGGACGAGATCATCGTGTACAACAGCGTGGGCATCGGCGTGCAAGACGCGGCCGCGGCCTGGACGATCATCGAGAGGGCGCGAACCTTGGGGCGAGGAAAAAGGATCGAACTATGA
- a CDS encoding MarR family winged helix-turn-helix transcriptional regulator, protein MPPTVSDAEYRALADVRYRIRCFINFSEESARAVGIEPQQHQLLLAIRGLPEDAAPTVGRIAERLQIQHHSAVELVNRCVEKGLVKKKPGERDRREVLLDLTPRGRRLLEKLALAHRTELRSFAPVLLHALSALVHEEALPPT, encoded by the coding sequence GTGCCCCCCACCGTTTCCGACGCCGAGTACCGAGCCCTGGCGGACGTGCGTTACCGCATCCGGTGCTTCATCAATTTCAGCGAGGAAAGTGCGCGTGCGGTGGGAATCGAGCCGCAGCAACATCAGCTTCTGCTCGCCATCCGCGGTCTTCCCGAGGACGCGGCGCCCACCGTCGGCCGCATCGCGGAGCGTCTGCAGATTCAACATCACAGCGCGGTCGAGCTCGTGAATCGCTGCGTCGAGAAGGGCCTCGTGAAGAAGAAGCCCGGCGAACGCGATCGCCGCGAGGTCCTTCTCGATCTCACCCCGCGTGGCCGGCGCCTTCTCGAGAAGCTGGCCCTCGCACATCGCACCGAGCTTCGTTCCTTCGCGCCCGTCCTGCTCCACGCGCTCTCCGCGCTCGTTCACGAGGAGGCGTTGCCTCCGACGTAA